A genomic region of Candidatus Aminicenantes bacterium contains the following coding sequences:
- a CDS encoding response regulator transcription factor — MAKILVVEDEPAIALGLKNDLKLEGYAVEVAGDGETALRRAGREAFDLILLDLMLPRKDGLAVCRELRHAGIRTPIIMLTAKAQEAEKVLGLELGADDYVTKPFSPLELRARVKAILRRASEEAPEVYRFGDVEVDLTRAEVRRAGAALDMTPLEFKLLATFIRRRGRLLTRERLLDEVWRPDSSPTDRVIDNHIMNLRRKIEPVPNVSRYIVSVRGQGYRFDG, encoded by the coding sequence ATGGCCAAGATTCTCGTCGTCGAAGACGAGCCCGCCATCGCCCTGGGGCTTAAGAACGACCTCAAGCTTGAGGGCTATGCCGTGGAGGTAGCCGGGGATGGGGAAACCGCCTTGCGGCGCGCCGGCCGGGAGGCCTTCGATCTGATCCTTCTCGACCTGATGCTCCCGCGCAAGGACGGGCTGGCGGTTTGCCGGGAGCTGCGGCACGCGGGGATCCGCACTCCGATCATCATGCTCACCGCAAAGGCCCAGGAGGCCGAGAAGGTTCTCGGGCTGGAGCTGGGCGCGGATGACTATGTGACCAAGCCGTTCAGCCCGCTCGAGCTGCGGGCCCGGGTCAAAGCGATCCTCCGCCGCGCCTCCGAGGAGGCCCCGGAGGTCTACCGGTTCGGCGATGTGGAGGTGGACCTCACGCGCGCCGAAGTGCGCCGCGCGGGCGCGGCCCTGGACATGACCCCGCTGGAGTTCAAGCTACTCGCGACGTTCATCCGCCGGCGCGGCCGCCTCCTGACCCGGGAACGGCTGTTGGACGAGGTCTGGAGGCCCGACAGCAGCCCCACCGATCGGGTCATCGACAATCACATCATGAACCTGAGGCGGAAGATCGAACCGGTTCCCAATGTGTCCCGCTACATCGTGAGCGTGCGCGGCCAAGGATACCGCTTCGACGGTTGA